A genomic segment from Osmerus mordax isolate fOsmMor3 chromosome 5, fOsmMor3.pri, whole genome shotgun sequence encodes:
- the tnfaip3 gene encoding tumor necrosis factor alpha-induced protein 3, with the protein MSQGQNFLPKFLFVSNLLKAVKIRERVPNDVVKPAASGGLMHHLRGMHRYTLEMIGMSQFPQAFREVVQAAILDRAMQTSLEQEKKLNWCREVKKMVPLRTNGDGNCLLHAASQYMLGVQDTDLVLRKALHGVLKETDTGSFRARFQTELLQSQEFTQTGLRYTTTNWEEEWEKIVKMASPVSSSNGLQFDSLEDIHIFILSNILRRPIIVIADQVLRSMKSGSSFSPLNVGGVYLPLQWPPGECYKYPIVLGYDSQHFAPLITIKDSGPEIRAVPLINPGRGGFEELKVHFLTEKEQQQKGRLLQEYLVLLDIPVIGLGYDTTRIINAARLDEGNLPEDMNLMEDYLQLVNHEYKRWQEDKEQVWAAQSQRPPPFSVSQLSLIEIRCATPRCTFYVSVDTQPHCHECFEKRQANGHTEAAPTKGVGQGGVEVEARGGRTSPPGRAVLSSPRSAPPTAPSLSLYSETHAMKCKTPGCLFTLSVEHDGLCERCFNARQNAPPPAANATPPAAPPGAPQGLPLPAHPGWPQWGGREAEAERCSMCRQEVFRVFNGLCTPCMQRTATERGEPQHITPRTEALSSGWSQPRDSERSATSVLNPSLAPGHGHTSAWQTPLARPCKRSGCQFFGTPEKLGFCTICYVDYQTNHQLALPPAPTQSRHASEAGFQNATRCRGPGCGSLGKAMLEGYCNKCYVKEQSARLNQAAIRTPHSPPLVMRAAKPKQSQTQTQTQTQTQTQTQTQTETQTQTQCRRSGCSNESPGCTDLCPECHTRGQRENRRAQAPKEKSKQRCRTQGCDHYANQEKQGYCNECDHFKQIYRG; encoded by the exons ATGTCCCAAGGACAGAACTTCCtgcccaagttcctgtttgtcaGCAACTTGCTGAAGGCGGTGAAGATCCGTGAGCGCGTGCCCAACGATGTGGTGAAGCCGGCCGCCAGCGGTGGGCTCATGCACCACTTGCGTGGCATGCACCGCTACACCCTGGAGATGATCGGCATGAGCCAGTTCCCCCAGGCCTTCCGAGAGGTGGTGCAGGCCGCCATCTTGGATAGAGCCATGCAGACTtccctggagcaggagaagaagcTGAACTGGTGCCGCGAGGTCAAGAAGATGGTGCCCCTCAGAACCAATG gggatgGGAACTGCCTGCTCCACGCAGCGTCCCAGTACATGCTGGGGGTGCAGGACACAGACCTGGTCCTGAGGAAGGCTCTCCACGGGGTTCTGAAGGAGACCGACACGGGGAGCTTCAGGGCTCGCTTCCAGACCGAGCTGCTCCAGTCGCAGGAGTTCACCCAGACAGGCCTGCGCTACACCACCACG AactgggaggaggagtgggagaagaTAGTCAAGATGGCGTCTCCCGTGTCCAGCAGCAACGGGCTGCAGTTTGACTCCCTGGAGGACATCCACATCTTCATCCTCTCCAACATCCTCCGCAGACCCATCATCGTCATAGCAG ACCAGGTGCTGCGCAGCATGAAGTCAGGCTCCTCCTTCTCGCCGCTGAACGTGGGCGGGGTCTACCTGCCGCTGCAGTGGCCTCCGGGGGAGTGTTACAAGTATCCCATAGTCCTCGGCTACGACTCACAGCACTTTGCCCCTCTCATCACCATCAAAGACAGTGGACCAG agatccGAGCGGTGCCCCTGATCAACCCGGGCCGGGGGGGTTTCGAGGAGCTGAAGGTCCACTTCCTGACGGAGAAAGAGCAGCAGCAGAAGGGCCGCCTGCTGCAGGAGTACCTGGTCCTGCTGGACATCCCCGTCATCGGCCTGGGCTACGACACCACGCGCATCATCAACGCCGCCCG GCTGGATGAGGGGAACCTTCCGGAGGACATGAACCTGATGGAGGACTACCTGCAGCTGGTCAACCACGAGTACAAGCGCTGGCAGGAGGACAAGGAGCAGGTGTGGGCGGCTCAGTcccagagacccccccccttctccgtcTCCCAGCTCTCCCTCATCGAGATCCGCTGCGCCACGCCGCGATGCACCTTCTACGTCTCCGTGGACACGCAGCCCCACTGTCACGAGTGCTTCGAGAAGCGGCAGGCCAACGGGCACACGGAGGCGGCGCCCACCAAGGGAGTTGGccaagggggggtggaggtggaggcccGAGGGGGCCGGACCAGCCCACCGGGCAGAGCGGTCCTGTCCAGCCCCCGCTCGGCCCCGCCCACGGCGCCCAGCCTCAGCCTGTACAGCGAGACGCACGCCATGAAGTGCAAGACGCCCGGCTGCCTGTTCACCCTCAGCGTGGAGCACGACGGCCTCTGCGAGCGCTGCTTCAACGCCCGGCAGaacgcccctcccccagccgcCAACGCCACCCCGCCCGCCGCTCCCCCCGGGGCTCCCCAGGGCCTCCCGCTCCCCGCCCACCCCGGCTGGCCTCAGTGGGGGGGGCGGGAAGCGGAGGCGGAGAGGTGCAGCATGTGTCGCCAGGAGGTCTTCAGGGTGTTTAATGGGCTCTGCACCCCCTGCATGCAGAGGACTGCCACAGAAAGGGGGGAGCCCCAGCATATCACCCCCAGGACTGAGGCCTTGTCGTCGGGCTGGAGCCAGCCCCGGGACTCTGAGAGGTCGGCCACCTCTGTGCTGAACCCCAGCCTGGCCCCCGGCCACGGGCACACGTCAGCCTGGCAGACGCCACTGGCACGACCCTGTAAGAGGTCGGGTTGCCAGTTCTTTGGGACGCCAGAGAAGCTGGGCTTTTGTACCATCTGCTATGTGGACTACCAGACCAACCATC AGTTAGCCCTACCCCCAGCGCCCACACAGAGCCGCCACGCTTCGGAGGCCGGGTTTCAGAACGCCACGCGGTGTCGCGGCCCTGGCTGCGGGTCACTGGGCAAGGCCATGCTGGAGGGCTACTGCAACAAGTGCTACGTGAAGGAACAGAGCGCCCGGCTCAACCAGGCCGCCATCCGCACCCCGCACTCCCCCCCTCTGGTCATG cgAGCTGCCAAGCCCAAACAGTCCCAGACGCAGACCCAGACTCAGACCCAGACTCAGACCCAGACGCAGACCCAGACGGAAACCCAGACCCAGACGCAGTGCAGGCGGAGCGGCTGCAGCAACGAGTCCCCGGGCTGCACGGACCTATGTCCGGAGTGCCACACACGGGGCCAGAGGGAGAACCGCAGGGCCCAGGCCCCCAAGGAGAAGTCCAAGCAGAGGTGCCGCACCCAGGGCTGCGACCACTACGCCAACCAGGAGAAGCAGGGCTACTGCAACGAATGTGACCACTTCAAACAGATCTATCGTGGCTGA
- the perp gene encoding p53 apoptosis effector related to PMP-22 → MFRCGIAYPRCRWILPILLLFAIIFDIIAIAASSGWVEDEGAKSHYANMWSHCQGRNDLWECKTLMEYPWAQAVAALMIIGLIILIIAFIISCIALCCTLNISLLPIIGILLFIVVVVQIIALIIYPVKFNDLIFEGHYVFTWAYGFAWGATILTIGCGILFCCLPRYEDELTGMAKTKYIYSSA, encoded by the exons ATGTTTCGTTGTGGAATAGCGTATCCAAGATGCAGGTGGATCTTGCCTATTCTATTGCTTTTCGCAATCATTTTTGACATTATTGCAATCGCTGCTTCCTCTGGATGGGTCGAGGACGAGGGTGCGAAGTCCCACTATGCCAATATGTGGAGCCATTGTCAAGGAAGGAATGACCTATGGGAATGCAAGACTCTTATGGAATATC CATGGGCCCAGGCTGTGGCTGCTCTGATGATCATTGggctcatcatcctcatcatagCCTTCATCATCTCCTGCATCGCCCTCTGCTGCACCCTCAACATCAGCCTCCTGCCTATCATCGGAATCTTACTCTTCATTGTTG tGGTTGTACAGATCATCGCCCTCATCATCTATCCAGTCAAGTTCAACGACCTGATCTTCGAAGGTCACTATGTCTTTACCTGGGCCTACGGCTTTGCGTGGGGCGCCACCATCCTGACCATCGGTTGTGGCATTCTCTTCTGCTGCCTGCCACGCTATGAGGACGAGCTCACAGGCATGGCCAAGACCAAGTACATCTACTCCTCTGCATAA